CGCCCTCGGCCTCGCCGGCGCCGGCGCCCTCGCCGCCGGCCCAAGGCTGACCGGGCTGGACCCGACGAAGGACGTCTACGCCGCGACCGTGTGGGTCCTCGCGCTCTGGACCGCGCTCCACGTCGCGGCGGGCGGGCTGATGCAGCTGTACTGCCTCGCGCGCGGCCTGACCGGACGGCTGACGGCGCGTCACGACATGGACATCGTGAACACGGCGCTGTACTGGCACTTCGCCTTGATCACGACCGTCGTCACCGTCGCCGTGATCTCGGGCTTCCCCTTGGCGAGATGAGCGCATGAACGAGAATCCGCCGGAGGAAAAGGAGAGCCTGTGGAGGCTCGCCGCCGCGCCCGCGATCTGGGCCGGCCATTTCCTGCTCTGCTACGCGACGGCGGCGGTCTGGTGCGCGAAGGCCGGCGCGCGCTCCTTCGGGACCGTGCGGCTCGCGATCGCCGTCTTCACCGCCGCCGCGCTCGCGGGGATATTCCTGGTCGGCTTCGGCGGCCTGCGCCGCCACCGGTTCGGCCGCGAGCCGCTCTCGCACGACTTCGACACGCCCGCCGACCGCCACCGGTTCCTCGGCTTCGCGACCTTGCTGCTCTCCGTTCTGAGCGCGACGGCGGTCGTCTTCGTCGCGGCCGCCGCCGTCTTCTTCGAGGACTGCCGGTGACCTTCCTGCTCGGTGCCGCCGCGCTGACGGCCCTCTGGCTCGGGCCGCTGCCGCGCCTGGCGGGGGGGTCCTTCTCGGCGCACATGACCTTGCACATGGGCGTCGTCGCCGTCGCGGCGCCGCTGCTGGCGCTCGGGCTCGCGGGCGGCCCGTTCGATCCGGTCCGGCGCGCGCCCGCGCTCTTCCCGCCGGTGCCGCTGTCGCTCGTCGAGCTCGTCGTCGTCTGGGCCTTCCACGCTCCGGCCCTGCACCACGCGGCGCGCCACGGCGCCCTCGGCTTCGCGGCCGAGCAGGGCGCTTTCCTCGCCTCCGGACTCCTCGTCTGGCTCTCCGTCCTCGGCGGGGACCGCGCCCGCCGCGAGGAGCGCGCCGGAGCCGGGATCGCGGCCCTGCTGCTGACCTCGATGCACATGACCTTGCTCGGGGCCCTGCTCGCCCTTTCCCCGCGCGCGCTCTACGCGCACGCGGGCGGAGGGCTTACTCCGCTCGAGGACCAGCATCTCGGCGGCGCCATCATGCTCGGGGTCGGCGGCGTCGTCTACCTCGCCGGAGGGCTGCGGCTCACGGCCGGGCTGCTCCGCGCCCGCAAGCGGGAGGCGTCGGCATGAAGCTCACGCCTCTGACGGTCGCCGCCGCGCTCGCGGCCGCGGCGGCGGCGAGCCTGCTCGTCGTCGCGAGCGGCCTCGTGCCGGTCGGAGCGAGCGCGGGGCATTGGCGGATCACGGAGGCGTTCCTGCAGTTCGCCATGCGCCGCTCGATCGCGACGCACAGCCTGGGCGTGGAGGCGGCGCGGCTCGACGTCCCCGGCCTCTTGCTCAAGGGCGCGGGTCATTACGAGACCGGCTGCCGCTCCTGCCATGGAGCGCCGGGACTCCCGCGATCTCCGATCGCGCGCGCGATGTCTCCGCCTCCGCCGAATCTCGCCGAACGGGCGGCACGGCGTACGCCCGAGCAGCTGTTCTACGTGGTCAAGCACGGCGTGAAGTTCACCGGGATGCCCGCGTGGCCCGCGCCGGGGCGCGACGACGAGGTCTGGGCCGTCGTCGCGTTCCTGCGCGAGCTTCCGCGCCTCGACGGCCCGGGCTACCGCGCCCTCGTCCACGGCGACGGCGCTCCGTCGGGGCCGGCGCGGTCCTGCGCGCGGTGCCACGGCCAGGACGGGCTCGGCCGGGGAAGCCCCTTGTTCCCGCGGCTCGCGGGCCAGCGCGAGGATTACCTGCGCGGCGCGCTCGAAGCCTACGCGCGGGGCGCCCGCCGCAGCGGGACCATGGGGCCGATCGCCGCGGCGATGGGCGCCGAGGAGATGCGCCTCCTCTCCGCGTACTATGCGGGCCTTCGTCCTTCCGCCGCGGCCGGGACGCGGCAGGAGGCGGCCGTCGCGCGGGGGCGCGCGATCGCGGAGCGCGGCATCCGGGAGCGCCGGGTGCCGTCCTGCCTCAAGTGCCACGGCCCGAAGAGCGAGCCGGTCAAGCCGGCCTACCCCGCGCTCGCCGGCCAGCCCGCCGCCTATCTCGAGCTGCAGCTGCGGCTCTTCCAGGACGGGATCCGGGGCGGCTCCGCGTACGCCCATCTCATGGCGTCGGTCGCCGCG
This genomic stretch from Elusimicrobiota bacterium harbors:
- a CDS encoding cytochrome c oxidase assembly protein, whose product is MPGRLRRPAPPPVRPRAALARLRHARRPPPVPRLRDLAALRSERDGGRLRRGRRRLLRGLPVTFLLGAAALTALWLGPLPRLAGGSFSAHMTLHMGVVAVAAPLLALGLAGGPFDPVRRAPALFPPVPLSLVELVVVWAFHAPALHHAARHGALGFAAEQGAFLASGLLVWLSVLGGDRARREERAGAGIAALLLTSMHMTLLGALLALSPRALYAHAGGGLTPLEDQHLGGAIMLGVGGVVYLAGGLRLTAGLLRARKREASA
- a CDS encoding c-type cytochrome codes for the protein MKLTPLTVAAALAAAAAASLLVVASGLVPVGASAGHWRITEAFLQFAMRRSIATHSLGVEAARLDVPGLLLKGAGHYETGCRSCHGAPGLPRSPIARAMSPPPPNLAERAARRTPEQLFYVVKHGVKFTGMPAWPAPGRDDEVWAVVAFLRELPRLDGPGYRALVHGDGAPSGPARSCARCHGQDGLGRGSPLFPRLAGQREDYLRGALEAYARGARRSGTMGPIAAAMGAEEMRLLSAYYAGLRPSAAAGTRQEAAVARGRAIAERGIRERRVPSCLKCHGPKSEPVKPAYPALAGQPAAYLELQLRLFQDGIRGGSAYAHLMASVAARLTRAEMRDVALYFEAMPLLRPETVTRPP